In the genome of Fischerella sp. PCC 9605, the window GGATATTAGCTACAGGATAGATAAAACCGGACATCAGTAGTGACAACAGGAAGGCAGTGAAAGTGACAATCTGGATAACTGCACTCTGCGACTTCACATTGCTGCCGATAAATATGCCCCAGAATACACCACAAGCGATATAGAAGACTGTACCAAGCATTAGGGGTGTAGGGTTGCCAGCAAACCGAAGACCAAAAAAAGCCCAGGCTTCCAGGTTCACCAAGAATACCTCTGCCATGCCTACTAACCAATAAGCTGCTGCTTTACCGAGTAGATATTCGCTACCAGAGAGGCTGGAGGCATAAACCTGCACAATGGTACCCTGTTCCTGCTCTTTAGCTGTGGCTAGACCTGCTAGTAATGGGGGAAACAGTGTCAGAGCGATCGCCATTGCGCCTGGAGCTATATACTTCAAAGTTTCTAATCCAGGATTATACCAAAAGCGAGACTGAGCGCTTACAGCAATTGGAGAACCAGTTGAGCGCAGATTCTCCACAAAGGCATTTGTAGTTGCCTCGGCATAACCCCGTACCAAATTAGCAGTGTTAGCATCAGTACCATCTACTAAAATTTGCACAGAAGCTTCCCGTCCTCGCCGTTGCAGATCACGGGAAAACTCTGGGGGGATAATTAACCCTGCTGAAATCTTGCTTTGATCCAGTAGTCGAGGCACATTCACTGCTGGTTCTTCAGCAATAATTTTGAACTGGGTAGTCCGCTCAAATGTGGCGATGTATTCACGGCTAGTAGGAGTACGGTCAAGGTCTTGGATAGCAAAGTTAATGCTATCCACTTCTAGTGATACGGCAAAGCCAAATAGCAATAGCAGTACCATCGGCATACCCAAAGCCAGTGTTAAAGTCAGGCGATCGCGTCCAAGTTGTATGAGTTCTTTAAGGGCCTGGGCAATGATAAGTTTTGATCGAACCATCATAACAAGCCATCCTCCTAATCAACAGGCACGTGCAGGCTCCGCTGCCGCGCCTGATCTACTATGCTAATGAACACATTTTCTAAACAGTACTCAATTTCCTA includes:
- a CDS encoding ABC transporter permease, with translation MMVRSKLIIAQALKELIQLGRDRLTLTLALGMPMVLLLLFGFAVSLEVDSINFAIQDLDRTPTSREYIATFERTTQFKIIAEEPAVNVPRLLDQSKISAGLIIPPEFSRDLQRRGREASVQILVDGTDANTANLVRGYAEATTNAFVENLRSTGSPIAVSAQSRFWYNPGLETLKYIAPGAMAIALTLFPPLLAGLATAKEQEQGTIVQVYASSLSGSEYLLGKAAAYWLVGMAEVFLVNLEAWAFFGLRFAGNPTPLMLGTVFYIACGVFWGIFIGSNVKSQSAVIQIVTFTAFLLSLLMSGFIYPVANIPTPPRFVSNLIPARFYILLTRDAFARGVGWSVVWFPILALALLASFFFFLGWRKLQRMQLEA